From one Oxyura jamaicensis isolate SHBP4307 breed ruddy duck chromosome 15, BPBGC_Ojam_1.0, whole genome shotgun sequence genomic stretch:
- the PPTC7 gene encoding protein phosphatase PTC7 homolog, translating to MFSVLSYGRLVARAVLGGLSQTDSRDYSLVTASCGFGKDFRKGILKKGMCYGDDACFVARHRSADVLGVADGVGGWRDYGVDPSQFSGTLMRTCERLVKEGRFVPSNPVGILTAGYCELLQNKVPLLGSSTACIVVLDRTSHRLHTANLGDSGFLVVRGGEVVHRSDEQQHYFNTPFQLSIAPPEAEGVVLSDSPDAADSTSFDVQLGDIILTATDGLFDNMPDYMILQELKKLKNSNYESIQQTARSIAEQAHELAYDPTYMSPFAQFACDNGLNVRGGKPDDITVLLSIVAEYTD from the exons ATGTTCTCGGTGCTGTCCTACGGCAGGCTGGTGGCCCGGGCGGTGCTGGGCGGCCTCTCGCAGACCGACTCCCGCGATTACAGCCTGGTGACGGCCAGCTGCGGCTTCGGCAAAGATTTCCGCAAGGGCATCCTCAAGAAAGGCATGTGCTACGGGGATGACGCCTGCTTCGTGGCCAGGCACCGCTCGGCTGATGTGCTCG gggTAGCAGATGGTGTCGGTGGCTGGAGAGACTACGGGGTTGACCCTTCTCAATTCTCAGGGACTCTAATGCGAACATGTGAACGTTTAGTGAAAGAAGGACGGTTTGTTCCAAGTAATCCTGTCGGGATTCTCACTGCAGGTTAttgtgagctgctgcagaacaaaGTACCTTTGCTTG GAAGCAGTACAGCTTGTATAGTAGTTCTGGACAGAACAAGTCATCGTTTACATACAGCCAACTTGGGAGATTCTGGATTTTTGGTAGTCAGAGGAGGAGAAGTAGTACATCGTTCTGATGAACAGCAGCATTACTTCAACACTCCGTTCCAACTGTCAATAGCTCCACCAGAAGCAGAAGGAGTTGTCTTAAGTGACAG CCCTGATGCTGCCGATAGTACTTCCTTTGACGTCCAACTCGGAGACATTATTTTGACTGCGACAGACGGACTGTTTGACAACATGCCTGACTACATGATCctgcaggaattaaaaaagctgaaa AATTCCAACTACGAGAGCATACAGCAGACTGCGAGAAGTATTGCTGAGCAAGCTCACGAGCTGGCATATGATCCCACTTACATGTCACCGTTTGCACAGTTCGCATGTGACAATGGATTGAATGTGAGAG GGGGAAAACCAGACGACATCACCGTCCTTCTTTCTATTGTAGCCGAGTACACAGACTGA
- the RAD9B gene encoding cell cycle checkpoint control protein RAD9B isoform X4: MKLALRSVNSSRSAYAYIFFSSMFFQHYCWTAVSQPCQKEKQLSLPCKLFIKSVLPVFRCVNVLERNVEKCSIYTNTNEHHITFQLLCRNGIIKTYNLTFQECDPLQAVFAKHMCPNILKVHSRLLADIMIHFPTSQEEVTLSVTPMKVCFRSYAEEDADFSKTMLTEIQLNPDEFDYFQVGVDSEVTFCLKELRGLLAFSEATHGPVSIHFDVSGKPVAFSIEDMVLEASFILATLSDIDNGTASQELPCRSQIPESSKAYVGKSDKSFMDKDSNAEAVASKKPRQHENEQNTEPAAPASPVAKQNTCNLGNVFKDLRETAMPQTGDRAVLEAESRESHYHKFQFLFFGAVSPKKDAINHTSHSLATASDTEEEFGNMQSSQVL, translated from the exons ATGAAG CTTGCCTTAAGATCAGTGAATTCTTCAAGGTCAGCATATGCATACATCTTCTTCTCATCTATGTTTTTTCAACATTACTGCTGGACAGCCGTGTCTCAGCcatgtcagaaagaaaagcagttatCACTTCCATGTAAATTATTCATTAAG tcAGTTCTTCCTGTATTTAGATGTGTAAATGTGCTGGAAAGGAATGTggagaaatgcagcatttaTACAAATACTAATGAGCATCACataacttttcagcttctctgcagaaatG GtattataaaaacatataatcTGACTTTCCAAGAATGTGATCCCCTGCAGGCTGTTTTTGCAAAGCACATGTGTCCGAACATCCTTAAAGTCCACTCCAG GCTGCTGGCTGATATAATGATCCACTTTCCAACCAGTCAAGAAGAAGTGACTTTATCGGTTACTCCAATGAAGGTTTGCTTCAGGAGTTACGCTGAGGAAGACGCTG ACTTTTCAAAGACAATGCTTACTGAAATACAGCTAAATCCGGATGAATTTGACTACTTTCAAGTCGGAGTAGATTCTGAAGTGACATTTTGCCTTAAAGAACTGAGG GGACTACTGGCATTTTCCGAAGCTACCCACGGTCCTGTCTCAATCCATTTTGATGTATCTGGGAA ACCGGTTGCTTTCAGCATTGAAGACATGGTGCTGGAAGCCAGCTTTATTTTGGCTACGTTGTCTGACATCGACAACGGGACAGCGTCCCAGGAGCTCCCGTGCCGTTCACAGATTCCAGAAAG CTCAAAGGCATACGTGGGCAAATCTGACAAATCCTTCATGGATAAGGACAGTAATGCAGAAGCAGTTGCTTCCAAAAAGCCACGGCAGCATGAAAACGAACAGAACACAGAGCCAGCGGCACCTGCAAGTCCTGTGGCAAAACAGAACACATGCAACTTGGGGAACGTTTTTAAAGATCTTAGGGAAACAGCCATGCCTCAGACAGGTGACCGAGCAGTGCTGGAAGCAGAGTCAAGAGAATCTCATTATCACAAG tttcagttCTTGTTCTTTGGAGCAGTTTCTCCTAAGAAGGATGCCATCAATCACACCTCCCATAGTTTAGCAACAGCTAGTGACACTGAAGAGGAGTTTGGCAACATGCAGAGCTCCCAAGTTCTCTAG
- the RAD9B gene encoding cell cycle checkpoint control protein RAD9B isoform X2, whose amino-acid sequence MFATMVSVFSETSVFGKAIHAIARISDELCFDPLEKGLALRSVNSSRSAYAYIFFSSMFFQHYCWTAVSQPCQKEKQLSLPCKLFIKSVLPVFRCVNVLERNVEKCSIYTNTNEHHITFQLLCRNGIIKTYNLTFQECDPLQAVFAKHMCPNILKVHSRLLADIMIHFPTSQEEVTLSVTPMKVCFRSYAEEDADFSKTMLTEIQLNPDEFDYFQVGVDSEVTFCLKELRGLLAFSEATHGPVSIHFDVSGKPVAFSIEDMVLEASFILATLSDIDNGTASQELPCRSQIPESSKAYVGKSDKSFMDKDSNAEAVASKKPRQHENEQNTEPAAPASPVAKQNTCNLGNVFKDLRETAMPQTGDRAVLEAESRESHYHKFQFLFFGAVSPKKDAINHTSHSLATASDTEEEFGNMQSSQVL is encoded by the exons ATGTTTGCCACCATGGTGTCGGTTTTCTCGGAAACGAGTG TGTTTGGAAAAGCAATACATGCCATAGCGCGTATTAGCGATGAGCTTTGTTTTGACCCCTTAGAAAAAGGC CTTGCCTTAAGATCAGTGAATTCTTCAAGGTCAGCATATGCATACATCTTCTTCTCATCTATGTTTTTTCAACATTACTGCTGGACAGCCGTGTCTCAGCcatgtcagaaagaaaagcagttatCACTTCCATGTAAATTATTCATTAAG tcAGTTCTTCCTGTATTTAGATGTGTAAATGTGCTGGAAAGGAATGTggagaaatgcagcatttaTACAAATACTAATGAGCATCACataacttttcagcttctctgcagaaatG GtattataaaaacatataatcTGACTTTCCAAGAATGTGATCCCCTGCAGGCTGTTTTTGCAAAGCACATGTGTCCGAACATCCTTAAAGTCCACTCCAG GCTGCTGGCTGATATAATGATCCACTTTCCAACCAGTCAAGAAGAAGTGACTTTATCGGTTACTCCAATGAAGGTTTGCTTCAGGAGTTACGCTGAGGAAGACGCTG ACTTTTCAAAGACAATGCTTACTGAAATACAGCTAAATCCGGATGAATTTGACTACTTTCAAGTCGGAGTAGATTCTGAAGTGACATTTTGCCTTAAAGAACTGAGG GGACTACTGGCATTTTCCGAAGCTACCCACGGTCCTGTCTCAATCCATTTTGATGTATCTGGGAA ACCGGTTGCTTTCAGCATTGAAGACATGGTGCTGGAAGCCAGCTTTATTTTGGCTACGTTGTCTGACATCGACAACGGGACAGCGTCCCAGGAGCTCCCGTGCCGTTCACAGATTCCAGAAAG CTCAAAGGCATACGTGGGCAAATCTGACAAATCCTTCATGGATAAGGACAGTAATGCAGAAGCAGTTGCTTCCAAAAAGCCACGGCAGCATGAAAACGAACAGAACACAGAGCCAGCGGCACCTGCAAGTCCTGTGGCAAAACAGAACACATGCAACTTGGGGAACGTTTTTAAAGATCTTAGGGAAACAGCCATGCCTCAGACAGGTGACCGAGCAGTGCTGGAAGCAGAGTCAAGAGAATCTCATTATCACAAG tttcagttCTTGTTCTTTGGAGCAGTTTCTCCTAAGAAGGATGCCATCAATCACACCTCCCATAGTTTAGCAACAGCTAGTGACACTGAAGAGGAGTTTGGCAACATGCAGAGCTCCCAAGTTCTCTAG
- the RAD9B gene encoding cell cycle checkpoint control protein RAD9B isoform X1, translating to MFATMVSVFSETSGKCGMFPLKLWWRRCSMTCCNLKCTLHCSVSFLLVFGKAIHAIARISDELCFDPLEKGLALRSVNSSRSAYAYIFFSSMFFQHYCWTAVSQPCQKEKQLSLPCKLFIKSVLPVFRCVNVLERNVEKCSIYTNTNEHHITFQLLCRNGIIKTYNLTFQECDPLQAVFAKHMCPNILKVHSRLLADIMIHFPTSQEEVTLSVTPMKVCFRSYAEEDADFSKTMLTEIQLNPDEFDYFQVGVDSEVTFCLKELRGLLAFSEATHGPVSIHFDVSGKPVAFSIEDMVLEASFILATLSDIDNGTASQELPCRSQIPESSKAYVGKSDKSFMDKDSNAEAVASKKPRQHENEQNTEPAAPASPVAKQNTCNLGNVFKDLRETAMPQTGDRAVLEAESRESHYHKFQFLFFGAVSPKKDAINHTSHSLATASDTEEEFGNMQSSQVL from the exons ATGTTTGCCACCATGGTGTCGGTTTTCTCGGAAACGAGTGGGAAATGTGGAATGTTCCCCCTCAAGTTATGGTGGAGAAGATGCAGTATGACTTGTTGTAACTTAAAATGCACGTTGcactgttctgtttctttcctgttagTGTTTGGAAAAGCAATACATGCCATAGCGCGTATTAGCGATGAGCTTTGTTTTGACCCCTTAGAAAAAGGC CTTGCCTTAAGATCAGTGAATTCTTCAAGGTCAGCATATGCATACATCTTCTTCTCATCTATGTTTTTTCAACATTACTGCTGGACAGCCGTGTCTCAGCcatgtcagaaagaaaagcagttatCACTTCCATGTAAATTATTCATTAAG tcAGTTCTTCCTGTATTTAGATGTGTAAATGTGCTGGAAAGGAATGTggagaaatgcagcatttaTACAAATACTAATGAGCATCACataacttttcagcttctctgcagaaatG GtattataaaaacatataatcTGACTTTCCAAGAATGTGATCCCCTGCAGGCTGTTTTTGCAAAGCACATGTGTCCGAACATCCTTAAAGTCCACTCCAG GCTGCTGGCTGATATAATGATCCACTTTCCAACCAGTCAAGAAGAAGTGACTTTATCGGTTACTCCAATGAAGGTTTGCTTCAGGAGTTACGCTGAGGAAGACGCTG ACTTTTCAAAGACAATGCTTACTGAAATACAGCTAAATCCGGATGAATTTGACTACTTTCAAGTCGGAGTAGATTCTGAAGTGACATTTTGCCTTAAAGAACTGAGG GGACTACTGGCATTTTCCGAAGCTACCCACGGTCCTGTCTCAATCCATTTTGATGTATCTGGGAA ACCGGTTGCTTTCAGCATTGAAGACATGGTGCTGGAAGCCAGCTTTATTTTGGCTACGTTGTCTGACATCGACAACGGGACAGCGTCCCAGGAGCTCCCGTGCCGTTCACAGATTCCAGAAAG CTCAAAGGCATACGTGGGCAAATCTGACAAATCCTTCATGGATAAGGACAGTAATGCAGAAGCAGTTGCTTCCAAAAAGCCACGGCAGCATGAAAACGAACAGAACACAGAGCCAGCGGCACCTGCAAGTCCTGTGGCAAAACAGAACACATGCAACTTGGGGAACGTTTTTAAAGATCTTAGGGAAACAGCCATGCCTCAGACAGGTGACCGAGCAGTGCTGGAAGCAGAGTCAAGAGAATCTCATTATCACAAG tttcagttCTTGTTCTTTGGAGCAGTTTCTCCTAAGAAGGATGCCATCAATCACACCTCCCATAGTTTAGCAACAGCTAGTGACACTGAAGAGGAGTTTGGCAACATGCAGAGCTCCCAAGTTCTCTAG
- the RAD9B gene encoding cell cycle checkpoint control protein RAD9B isoform X3 → MFATMLALRSVNSSRSAYAYIFFSSMFFQHYCWTAVSQPCQKEKQLSLPCKLFIKSVLPVFRCVNVLERNVEKCSIYTNTNEHHITFQLLCRNGIIKTYNLTFQECDPLQAVFAKHMCPNILKVHSRLLADIMIHFPTSQEEVTLSVTPMKVCFRSYAEEDADFSKTMLTEIQLNPDEFDYFQVGVDSEVTFCLKELRGLLAFSEATHGPVSIHFDVSGKPVAFSIEDMVLEASFILATLSDIDNGTASQELPCRSQIPESSKAYVGKSDKSFMDKDSNAEAVASKKPRQHENEQNTEPAAPASPVAKQNTCNLGNVFKDLRETAMPQTGDRAVLEAESRESHYHKFQFLFFGAVSPKKDAINHTSHSLATASDTEEEFGNMQSSQVL, encoded by the exons ATGTTTGCCACCATG CTTGCCTTAAGATCAGTGAATTCTTCAAGGTCAGCATATGCATACATCTTCTTCTCATCTATGTTTTTTCAACATTACTGCTGGACAGCCGTGTCTCAGCcatgtcagaaagaaaagcagttatCACTTCCATGTAAATTATTCATTAAG tcAGTTCTTCCTGTATTTAGATGTGTAAATGTGCTGGAAAGGAATGTggagaaatgcagcatttaTACAAATACTAATGAGCATCACataacttttcagcttctctgcagaaatG GtattataaaaacatataatcTGACTTTCCAAGAATGTGATCCCCTGCAGGCTGTTTTTGCAAAGCACATGTGTCCGAACATCCTTAAAGTCCACTCCAG GCTGCTGGCTGATATAATGATCCACTTTCCAACCAGTCAAGAAGAAGTGACTTTATCGGTTACTCCAATGAAGGTTTGCTTCAGGAGTTACGCTGAGGAAGACGCTG ACTTTTCAAAGACAATGCTTACTGAAATACAGCTAAATCCGGATGAATTTGACTACTTTCAAGTCGGAGTAGATTCTGAAGTGACATTTTGCCTTAAAGAACTGAGG GGACTACTGGCATTTTCCGAAGCTACCCACGGTCCTGTCTCAATCCATTTTGATGTATCTGGGAA ACCGGTTGCTTTCAGCATTGAAGACATGGTGCTGGAAGCCAGCTTTATTTTGGCTACGTTGTCTGACATCGACAACGGGACAGCGTCCCAGGAGCTCCCGTGCCGTTCACAGATTCCAGAAAG CTCAAAGGCATACGTGGGCAAATCTGACAAATCCTTCATGGATAAGGACAGTAATGCAGAAGCAGTTGCTTCCAAAAAGCCACGGCAGCATGAAAACGAACAGAACACAGAGCCAGCGGCACCTGCAAGTCCTGTGGCAAAACAGAACACATGCAACTTGGGGAACGTTTTTAAAGATCTTAGGGAAACAGCCATGCCTCAGACAGGTGACCGAGCAGTGCTGGAAGCAGAGTCAAGAGAATCTCATTATCACAAG tttcagttCTTGTTCTTTGGAGCAGTTTCTCCTAAGAAGGATGCCATCAATCACACCTCCCATAGTTTAGCAACAGCTAGTGACACTGAAGAGGAGTTTGGCAACATGCAGAGCTCCCAAGTTCTCTAG
- the RAD9B gene encoding cell cycle checkpoint control protein RAD9B isoform X6: MRGVLGGAPLRVFGKAIHAIARISDELCFDPLEKGLALRSVNSSRSAYAYIFFSSMFFQHYCWTAVSQPCQKEKQLSLPCKLFIKSVLPVFRCVNVLERNVEKCSIYTNTNEHHITFQLLCRNGIIKTYNLTFQECDPLQAVFAKHMCPNILKVHSRLLADIMIHFPTSQEEVTLSVTPMKVCFRSYAEEDADFSKTMLTEIQLNPDEFDYFQVGVDSEVTFCLKELRGLLAFSEATHGPVSIHFDVSGKPVAFSIEDMVLEASFILATLSDIDNGTASQELPCRSQIPESSKAYVGKSDKSFMDKDSNAEAVASKKPRQHENEQNTEPAAPASPVAKQNTCNLGNVFKDLRETAMPQTGDRAVLEAESRESHYHKFQFLFFGAVSPKKDAINHTSHSLATASDTEEEFGNMQSSQVL, translated from the exons ATGAGGGGGGTGCTCGGGGGGGCTCCCCTCAGAG TGTTTGGAAAAGCAATACATGCCATAGCGCGTATTAGCGATGAGCTTTGTTTTGACCCCTTAGAAAAAGGC CTTGCCTTAAGATCAGTGAATTCTTCAAGGTCAGCATATGCATACATCTTCTTCTCATCTATGTTTTTTCAACATTACTGCTGGACAGCCGTGTCTCAGCcatgtcagaaagaaaagcagttatCACTTCCATGTAAATTATTCATTAAG tcAGTTCTTCCTGTATTTAGATGTGTAAATGTGCTGGAAAGGAATGTggagaaatgcagcatttaTACAAATACTAATGAGCATCACataacttttcagcttctctgcagaaatG GtattataaaaacatataatcTGACTTTCCAAGAATGTGATCCCCTGCAGGCTGTTTTTGCAAAGCACATGTGTCCGAACATCCTTAAAGTCCACTCCAG GCTGCTGGCTGATATAATGATCCACTTTCCAACCAGTCAAGAAGAAGTGACTTTATCGGTTACTCCAATGAAGGTTTGCTTCAGGAGTTACGCTGAGGAAGACGCTG ACTTTTCAAAGACAATGCTTACTGAAATACAGCTAAATCCGGATGAATTTGACTACTTTCAAGTCGGAGTAGATTCTGAAGTGACATTTTGCCTTAAAGAACTGAGG GGACTACTGGCATTTTCCGAAGCTACCCACGGTCCTGTCTCAATCCATTTTGATGTATCTGGGAA ACCGGTTGCTTTCAGCATTGAAGACATGGTGCTGGAAGCCAGCTTTATTTTGGCTACGTTGTCTGACATCGACAACGGGACAGCGTCCCAGGAGCTCCCGTGCCGTTCACAGATTCCAGAAAG CTCAAAGGCATACGTGGGCAAATCTGACAAATCCTTCATGGATAAGGACAGTAATGCAGAAGCAGTTGCTTCCAAAAAGCCACGGCAGCATGAAAACGAACAGAACACAGAGCCAGCGGCACCTGCAAGTCCTGTGGCAAAACAGAACACATGCAACTTGGGGAACGTTTTTAAAGATCTTAGGGAAACAGCCATGCCTCAGACAGGTGACCGAGCAGTGCTGGAAGCAGAGTCAAGAGAATCTCATTATCACAAG tttcagttCTTGTTCTTTGGAGCAGTTTCTCCTAAGAAGGATGCCATCAATCACACCTCCCATAGTTTAGCAACAGCTAGTGACACTGAAGAGGAGTTTGGCAACATGCAGAGCTCCCAAGTTCTCTAG
- the RAD9B gene encoding cell cycle checkpoint control protein RAD9B isoform X5 has product MFFQHYCWTAVSQPCQKEKQLSLPCKLFIKSVLPVFRCVNVLERNVEKCSIYTNTNEHHITFQLLCRNGIIKTYNLTFQECDPLQAVFAKHMCPNILKVHSRLLADIMIHFPTSQEEVTLSVTPMKVCFRSYAEEDADFSKTMLTEIQLNPDEFDYFQVGVDSEVTFCLKELRGLLAFSEATHGPVSIHFDVSGKPVAFSIEDMVLEASFILATLSDIDNGTASQELPCRSQIPESSKAYVGKSDKSFMDKDSNAEAVASKKPRQHENEQNTEPAAPASPVAKQNTCNLGNVFKDLRETAMPQTGDRAVLEAESRESHYHKFQFLFFGAVSPKKDAINHTSHSLATASDTEEEFGNMQSSQVL; this is encoded by the exons ATGTTTTTTCAACATTACTGCTGGACAGCCGTGTCTCAGCcatgtcagaaagaaaagcagttatCACTTCCATGTAAATTATTCATTAAG tcAGTTCTTCCTGTATTTAGATGTGTAAATGTGCTGGAAAGGAATGTggagaaatgcagcatttaTACAAATACTAATGAGCATCACataacttttcagcttctctgcagaaatG GtattataaaaacatataatcTGACTTTCCAAGAATGTGATCCCCTGCAGGCTGTTTTTGCAAAGCACATGTGTCCGAACATCCTTAAAGTCCACTCCAG GCTGCTGGCTGATATAATGATCCACTTTCCAACCAGTCAAGAAGAAGTGACTTTATCGGTTACTCCAATGAAGGTTTGCTTCAGGAGTTACGCTGAGGAAGACGCTG ACTTTTCAAAGACAATGCTTACTGAAATACAGCTAAATCCGGATGAATTTGACTACTTTCAAGTCGGAGTAGATTCTGAAGTGACATTTTGCCTTAAAGAACTGAGG GGACTACTGGCATTTTCCGAAGCTACCCACGGTCCTGTCTCAATCCATTTTGATGTATCTGGGAA ACCGGTTGCTTTCAGCATTGAAGACATGGTGCTGGAAGCCAGCTTTATTTTGGCTACGTTGTCTGACATCGACAACGGGACAGCGTCCCAGGAGCTCCCGTGCCGTTCACAGATTCCAGAAAG CTCAAAGGCATACGTGGGCAAATCTGACAAATCCTTCATGGATAAGGACAGTAATGCAGAAGCAGTTGCTTCCAAAAAGCCACGGCAGCATGAAAACGAACAGAACACAGAGCCAGCGGCACCTGCAAGTCCTGTGGCAAAACAGAACACATGCAACTTGGGGAACGTTTTTAAAGATCTTAGGGAAACAGCCATGCCTCAGACAGGTGACCGAGCAGTGCTGGAAGCAGAGTCAAGAGAATCTCATTATCACAAG tttcagttCTTGTTCTTTGGAGCAGTTTCTCCTAAGAAGGATGCCATCAATCACACCTCCCATAGTTTAGCAACAGCTAGTGACACTGAAGAGGAGTTTGGCAACATGCAGAGCTCCCAAGTTCTCTAG
- the VPS29 gene encoding vacuolar protein sorting-associated protein 29 isoform X2 has translation MLVLVLGDLHIPHRCNSLPAKFKKLLVPGKIQHILCTGNLCTKDTYDYLKTLAGDVHVVRGDFDENLNYPEQKVVTVGQFKIGLIHGHQVIPWGDMASLALLQRQFDVDILISGHTHKFEAFEHENKFYINPGSATGAYHALENNIIPSFVLMDIQASTVVTYVYQLIGDDVKVERIEYKKS, from the exons ATG TTGGTGTTAGTATTAGGAGATCTTCACATTCCACATCGATGCAACAGCCTCCCAGCCAAATTCAAAAAGTTGCTGGTTCCAGGAAAGATCCAACACATTCTCTGCACGGGAAACCTCTGCACCAAGGACACTTATGACTACCTCAAGACACTGGCTGGGGATGTTCATGTTGTCAGAGGGGACTTTGATGAG aacCTGAATTATCCTGAACAGAAAGTTGTAACTGTTGGACAGTTCAAAATTGGGCTGATTCACGGCCATCAGGTCATTCCTTGGGGTGATATGGCTAGCCTGGCACTGCTACAAAGGCAGTTTGATGTGGACATCCTCATTTCAGGACATACACACAAATTTGAGGCATttgaacatgaaaacaaattctaTATCAACCCAGGATCAGCTACAGGAGCTTATCATGCCTTAGAAAA CAATATCATTCCTTCGTTTGTGCTGATGGATATCCAGGCCTCTACAGTAGTTACGTATGTCTATCAACTAATTGGAGATGATGTGAAAGTAGAAAGAATTGAGTACAAGAAATCTTAA
- the VPS29 gene encoding vacuolar protein sorting-associated protein 29 isoform X1 — MAGHRLVLVLGDLHIPHRCNSLPAKFKKLLVPGKIQHILCTGNLCTKDTYDYLKTLAGDVHVVRGDFDENLNYPEQKVVTVGQFKIGLIHGHQVIPWGDMASLALLQRQFDVDILISGHTHKFEAFEHENKFYINPGSATGAYHALENNIIPSFVLMDIQASTVVTYVYQLIGDDVKVERIEYKKS, encoded by the exons ATG GCCGGGCACAGA TTGGTGTTAGTATTAGGAGATCTTCACATTCCACATCGATGCAACAGCCTCCCAGCCAAATTCAAAAAGTTGCTGGTTCCAGGAAAGATCCAACACATTCTCTGCACGGGAAACCTCTGCACCAAGGACACTTATGACTACCTCAAGACACTGGCTGGGGATGTTCATGTTGTCAGAGGGGACTTTGATGAG aacCTGAATTATCCTGAACAGAAAGTTGTAACTGTTGGACAGTTCAAAATTGGGCTGATTCACGGCCATCAGGTCATTCCTTGGGGTGATATGGCTAGCCTGGCACTGCTACAAAGGCAGTTTGATGTGGACATCCTCATTTCAGGACATACACACAAATTTGAGGCATttgaacatgaaaacaaattctaTATCAACCCAGGATCAGCTACAGGAGCTTATCATGCCTTAGAAAA CAATATCATTCCTTCGTTTGTGCTGATGGATATCCAGGCCTCTACAGTAGTTACGTATGTCTATCAACTAATTGGAGATGATGTGAAAGTAGAAAGAATTGAGTACAAGAAATCTTAA